One segment of Bacteroides caecimuris DNA contains the following:
- the abc-f gene encoding ribosomal protection-like ABC-F family protein has translation MAVPYLQIDNLTKSFGDLVLFENISFGIAEGQRVGLIAKNGSGKTTLLNIIAGKEGYDSGNIVFRRDLRVDYLEQDPQYPEELTVLEACFHHGNSTVELIKEYERCMETEGHPGLEDLLARMDQEKAWEYEQKAKQILSQLKIRNFDQKVKQLSGGQLKRVALANALIAEPELLILDEPTNHLDLDMTEWLEDYLRRTNLSLLMVTHDRYFLDRVCSEIIEIDNQQIYQYKGNYSYYLEKRQERIEAKSVEIERANNLYRTELDWMRRMPQARGHKARYREEAFYELEKVAKQRFNNDNVKLEVKASYIGSKIFEADHLYKSFGDLKILEDFSYIFSRYEKMGIVGNNGTGKSTFIKILMGQVAPDSGTVDIGETVRFGYYSQDGLQFDEQMKVIDVVQDIAEVIELGNGKKLTASQFLQHFLFTPETQHSYVYKLSGGERCRLYLCTILMRNPNFLVLDEPTNDLDIITLNVLEEYLQNFKGCVIVVSHDRYFMDKVVDHLMVFNGQGDIRDFPGNYSDYRDWKDAKAQKEKEAEKPQEEKTARVRLNDKRKMSFKEKREFEQLEKEIAELETEKAQIEELLCSGTLSVDELTEKSKRLPEVNDLIDEKTMRWLELSEIEG, from the coding sequence GTGGCTGTACCTTATTTACAGATAGATAACTTGACCAAGTCCTTCGGTGACTTGGTTCTTTTTGAAAATATATCTTTTGGCATTGCTGAAGGCCAGCGTGTAGGATTGATAGCGAAGAACGGCAGCGGAAAAACTACCTTATTGAATATAATCGCCGGAAAAGAAGGTTATGATAGCGGTAACATTGTTTTCCGTCGTGACCTTCGGGTGGATTATCTGGAACAAGATCCACAGTATCCCGAAGAGCTGACTGTGCTCGAAGCCTGTTTCCATCACGGTAACAGTACCGTGGAACTGATAAAGGAGTATGAACGTTGCATGGAGACTGAAGGTCATCCGGGACTGGAAGACCTCTTGGCGCGTATGGACCAGGAGAAGGCTTGGGAATACGAACAGAAAGCCAAGCAAATTCTTTCGCAACTCAAAATTCGTAACTTCGACCAAAAAGTGAAGCAACTGTCCGGTGGACAGTTGAAGCGTGTCGCCCTTGCCAACGCCTTGATTGCCGAACCGGAACTCCTGATTCTTGATGAGCCCACCAACCACCTCGATCTTGATATGACCGAATGGCTCGAAGACTACCTGCGCCGTACCAACCTCAGCTTGCTGATGGTGACTCACGACCGTTATTTCCTTGATCGTGTTTGTTCGGAGATTATCGAAATAGACAATCAACAAATCTATCAATATAAAGGTAACTATAGTTATTATCTTGAGAAACGTCAGGAACGTATCGAAGCTAAAAGTGTAGAAATAGAGCGTGCCAACAACCTTTACCGTACGGAACTCGACTGGATGCGCCGGATGCCGCAGGCACGCGGGCATAAAGCCCGTTACCGGGAAGAGGCTTTTTATGAATTGGAAAAGGTGGCAAAGCAACGTTTCAACAATGATAATGTGAAGCTGGAGGTGAAAGCATCCTATATCGGTAGTAAGATATTCGAAGCCGACCACTTGTACAAGAGTTTTGGCGATCTGAAAATCCTGGAAGACTTCTCTTATATCTTCTCCCGCTATGAGAAGATGGGAATCGTAGGAAACAACGGAACAGGTAAATCTACTTTTATCAAGATATTAATGGGGCAGGTTGCGCCCGATAGTGGAACGGTGGATATTGGTGAAACTGTTCGTTTTGGCTATTACTCGCAGGATGGCCTTCAGTTTGATGAACAAATGAAGGTTATTGATGTAGTGCAGGATATTGCCGAGGTAATTGAACTGGGTAATGGGAAGAAACTGACTGCTTCGCAATTCTTGCAGCATTTTCTGTTTACTCCCGAAACGCAACATAGCTATGTGTATAAGTTGAGCGGGGGTGAGCGTTGTCGTCTTTACCTGTGTACCATCCTGATGCGTAATCCAAATTTTCTGGTGCTTGACGAACCTACCAACGACCTCGATATTATTACTTTGAACGTTCTTGAAGAATATCTTCAAAATTTCAAAGGCTGTGTGATTGTCGTTTCCCACGACCGTTATTTTATGGATAAGGTAGTAGATCACCTGATGGTATTCAATGGACAGGGAGATATTCGCGACTTTCCCGGAAACTATAGCGACTATCGTGACTGGAAAGACGCGAAAGCTCAAAAGGAGAAAGAAGCTGAAAAGCCGCAGGAAGAAAAGACTGCCCGTGTCCGCCTGAATGACAAACGCAAGATGAGTTTCAAGGAAAAGCGAGAGTTTGAGCAATTGGAAAAGGAGATAGCAGAATTAGAAACAGAAAAAGCACAGATTGAAGAACTCTTATGTAGTGGTACCCTTTCTGTTGACGAATTGACAGAGAAATCGAAACGTTTGCCTGAAGTCAATGACCTGATTGATGAGAAAACAATGCGATGGCTGGAACTTAGTGAAATAGAAGGCTGA
- a CDS encoding DUF4465 domain-containing protein, whose amino-acid sequence MKKLSLLLLLSVFVFCGCSDDDDDVKNEVVINFENQLPQSESELKAEEGVKENPADYYYKWNFKDPNNLVEFAHYYAEWGFGGGFTYTNKTDVTTPGYTNISAITAKGKNGKVYFTSHSSSFTPAQITNLHPDKYEFKGAWITNTTYAYLAIKDGNDGNSPSRVKRFSNGDWFKITAVGYRTNGTEIGRVDFYLADFRDGKTKIVNTWEWFDWSYIEDAAYIQFELSSTDNSEYENEGVLVSSMNTPSYFCLDGITLIED is encoded by the coding sequence ATGAAGAAATTATCTTTATTATTACTGTTATCAGTATTTGTATTTTGTGGGTGTAGCGATGATGACGATGATGTAAAGAATGAAGTGGTAATTAACTTCGAAAATCAATTACCTCAAAGTGAATCCGAATTAAAGGCTGAAGAAGGAGTGAAAGAGAACCCTGCTGACTATTATTACAAATGGAACTTTAAAGACCCGAATAATTTAGTTGAGTTTGCTCATTACTACGCAGAATGGGGATTTGGAGGTGGATTTACTTATACTAACAAGACAGACGTCACTACTCCCGGGTACACCAATATCAGTGCTATTACCGCAAAAGGAAAGAATGGAAAAGTTTATTTTACTTCCCACTCCAGCAGCTTCACTCCAGCCCAAATCACCAACCTCCATCCTGACAAATATGAATTTAAGGGTGCATGGATTACAAATACAACTTATGCCTACCTAGCTATCAAAGACGGTAATGATGGCAATAGCCCTTCAAGAGTAAAACGATTCAGCAATGGAGACTGGTTTAAAATTACAGCAGTAGGTTACCGAACAAACGGGACAGAAATAGGTAGAGTAGATTTTTATCTTGCCGACTTCAGAGATGGAAAAACTAAAATCGTGAATACTTGGGAGTGGTTTGACTGGAGTTACATTGAAGATGCTGCCTACATTCAATTCGAACTAAGTTCCACAGATAATTCAGAATATGAAAATGAAGGAGTATTAGTTTCTAGTATGAACACCCCTTCTTATTTCTGCCTTGACGGTATTACACTTATCGAAGACTAA
- a CDS encoding DUF3805 domain-containing protein produces the protein MQGKKFISPGAWFSMNYPSDWNEFEDGEGSFLFYNPDVWTGNFRISAFKGKAGYGKDVIRQELKENDSASLVKVGTWECAYSKEMFQEEGTYYTSHLWITGADDIAFECSFTVPKGGVVKEAEDVIATLEVRKEGQKYPAELIPVRLSEIYLINEAYEWVVSTMKQELKKDFQGIEEDLEKLQQVINSGKIGSRKKEEWLAIGITVCIILTNEVEGMEWKTLIDGNREAPVLQYKDRTIDPMKLAWSKVRAGEPCDVIEEYKSVIINH, from the coding sequence ATGCAAGGCAAGAAATTTATCTCTCCCGGAGCATGGTTTTCTATGAACTATCCATCAGACTGGAATGAGTTTGAAGATGGCGAAGGCTCTTTTCTTTTCTATAATCCCGATGTATGGACGGGAAATTTTCGTATATCCGCATTTAAAGGAAAAGCCGGTTATGGTAAAGACGTCATCCGGCAGGAACTGAAAGAGAACGATTCGGCTTCGTTGGTGAAAGTCGGCACATGGGAATGTGCGTATAGCAAGGAAATGTTTCAGGAAGAGGGAACTTATTATACTTCCCATTTGTGGATTACAGGAGCTGACGATATTGCTTTCGAATGTTCCTTCACCGTACCTAAAGGTGGAGTTGTGAAGGAGGCGGAAGATGTAATCGCTACTTTGGAGGTACGCAAAGAAGGACAGAAGTATCCTGCTGAATTGATCCCGGTCCGTCTTTCTGAAATCTATTTGATTAATGAAGCGTACGAATGGGTAGTATCTACCATGAAGCAGGAATTGAAAAAAGATTTTCAGGGAATAGAAGAAGATCTGGAGAAACTTCAGCAAGTGATTAATAGCGGTAAGATTGGCTCGAGAAAGAAAGAAGAATGGTTGGCAATCGGCATCACAGTCTGTATAATTTTGACGAATGAAGTGGAAGGTATGGAATGGAAAACGTTGATTGACGGTAACCGGGAAGCTCCTGTGTTACAATATAAAGACCGCACCATCGATCCGATGAAACTAGCATGGAGCAAAGTAAGGGCTGGAGAACCTTGCGATGTCATTGAAGAGTATAAATCCGTGATTATTAATCACTAA
- a CDS encoding TonB-dependent receptor plug domain-containing protein translates to MKKRTFNKVIFAVFSCQLLSISLFAQQQKVDTTHTYSIPEITVSDIYQTREIRSTAPLQVFSKDALKNLHALQVSDAVKHFAGVTVKDYGGIGGLKTVSIRSLGAQHTAIGYDGITLTDCQTGQIDIGRFSLDNVDRLSLNNGQSDNIFQPARFFASAGILNIQTLTPLFTKGKKTNIAGAFKTGSWGLINPSLLLEQQFNKTWSMSANGEWMSSDGHYPYTLHYGNAAEDLSSREKRKNTDVQTFRAEAGLYGNFSDKEQWRLKGYYFQSSRGLPKATTFYNDHSTQHLWDKNTFIQSQYKKEFSQQWVFQTSAKWNWSYQRYLDPDTKNSFKKTENSYYQQEYYLSASVLYRLLSNLSFSLSTDGSINTMNADLANFVHPTRYSWLTAFAGKYVNDWLTISASALATVINEDVKKGGSAGNHRKLTPYVSAAFKPFRHEEFRVRFFYKDIFRLASFNDLYYEEVGNTQLKPEKAKQYNIGLTYNKNVCPFLPYLSATIDAYYNKVTDKIIAYPTKNLAVWSMKNLGEVDIKGIDATGSLSLQPWDKIRINLSGNYTYQRALDVTSPDPNTYESTYKHQIAYTPRVSASGQAGVETPWINLSYSFLFSGKRYALGQNIAENRLDSYSDHSISANRDFLIRKITTSFSVEVLNLLDKNYEIVKYFPMPGRSVRATIKIRY, encoded by the coding sequence ATGAAAAAAAGAACATTTAATAAAGTGATCTTTGCAGTATTTAGCTGCCAACTCTTATCTATATCACTTTTTGCACAACAGCAAAAGGTAGATACGACACATACATATTCTATTCCCGAAATAACAGTATCAGATATCTACCAGACCCGCGAAATACGCTCAACCGCTCCCCTGCAAGTCTTCTCCAAAGATGCCCTGAAAAACCTGCACGCCCTGCAAGTTTCCGACGCGGTGAAACACTTTGCCGGAGTGACCGTAAAAGATTACGGAGGTATCGGCGGACTGAAAACAGTATCCATACGAAGCCTGGGAGCCCAACATACCGCCATCGGCTATGACGGAATCACCCTAACCGACTGCCAAACCGGACAAATAGATATCGGGCGTTTCTCGCTCGACAACGTAGACCGCCTTTCTCTAAACAACGGACAAAGCGATAACATCTTCCAACCTGCCCGCTTCTTCGCGTCAGCAGGCATATTGAATATACAGACACTCACGCCGCTATTCACCAAAGGCAAAAAGACCAACATAGCCGGAGCTTTCAAAACCGGCTCCTGGGGATTAATCAATCCCTCCCTGCTACTGGAACAACAATTCAATAAAACATGGAGCATGTCAGCCAATGGCGAATGGATGTCCTCCGACGGACATTATCCGTACACATTACATTATGGAAATGCGGCAGAAGACCTGTCCTCACGTGAAAAACGAAAGAATACAGACGTACAGACATTCCGTGCCGAAGCCGGACTTTACGGCAACTTCTCCGATAAAGAACAATGGCGATTGAAAGGCTACTACTTTCAGTCCTCCCGGGGACTACCCAAAGCTACAACCTTCTATAACGACCATTCCACACAACACTTGTGGGATAAAAATACATTCATACAAAGTCAATACAAGAAAGAATTCAGCCAGCAATGGGTGTTCCAAACCTCTGCCAAGTGGAATTGGAGCTATCAACGTTATCTGGACCCCGATACCAAGAACTCTTTTAAGAAAACGGAAAACAGCTATTACCAGCAGGAATATTATCTTTCCGCTTCTGTATTATACAGACTGTTGAGCAACCTCTCTTTCTCACTTTCCACAGACGGAAGCATCAACACCATGAACGCCGATCTCGCCAACTTTGTACACCCCACGCGTTACTCATGGCTAACAGCATTCGCCGGAAAATACGTAAATGACTGGTTAACAATCTCCGCATCCGCATTGGCAACCGTTATCAATGAAGATGTGAAAAAAGGCGGTAGTGCCGGCAATCACCGTAAGCTAACCCCTTATGTAAGTGCCGCTTTCAAACCTTTCCGGCATGAAGAATTCCGTGTCCGCTTCTTCTATAAAGACATTTTCCGTCTGGCAAGTTTCAACGACTTATATTACGAAGAAGTAGGCAACACCCAGCTAAAGCCGGAAAAGGCAAAACAATACAACATCGGACTGACATACAATAAAAATGTATGCCCGTTCCTACCCTATCTGTCAGCAACCATTGACGCTTATTATAACAAGGTGACAGATAAAATCATCGCCTACCCTACCAAGAACCTTGCCGTATGGAGTATGAAGAATCTGGGTGAAGTTGATATCAAAGGCATTGATGCCACAGGAAGCCTGTCCCTCCAACCTTGGGATAAAATACGCATCAACCTCTCGGGTAACTACACATACCAACGAGCGTTAGATGTCACCTCGCCCGATCCGAACACGTATGAATCGACATACAAACATCAAATAGCCTACACTCCCCGCGTATCTGCTTCGGGACAGGCAGGTGTCGAAACACCGTGGATCAATCTGTCTTATTCATTCCTTTTTTCCGGAAAACGCTATGCTTTAGGACAAAACATTGCCGAAAACCGATTGGATAGTTATAGCGACCATAGCATTTCGGCAAACCGTGACTTTCTAATCAGAAAAATCACGACCTCTTTCAGCGTGGAAGTATTGAACCTGCTGGATAAGAATTACGAGATTGTGAAATATTTCCCAATGCCCGGACGATCCGTAAGGGCGACAATAAAAATAAGATATTAA
- a CDS encoding gliding motility-associated protein GldE: MDSDGYLSQLADIFNGITVNTPSISAIIAIVLAGVLLLASGFASASEIAFFSLTPSDRNDIDEQNHPSDEKISALLGDSERLLATILITNNFVNVTIIILCNFFFMNVFVFHSPLAEFLILTVILTFLLLLFGEIMPKIYSAQKTLAFCRFSAPGIYFLEKLFRPVATVLVRSTTFLNKHFVKKSHNISVDELSHALELTDKAELSEENNILEGIIRFGGETVKEVMTSRLDMVDLDIRASFKEVMQCIIDNAYSRIPIYSGSRDNIKGVLYIKDLLPHVSKGDNFRWQSLIRPAYFVPETKMIDDLLRDFQANKIHIAIVVDEFGGTSGLVTMEDIIEEIVGEIHDEYDDEERTYVVLNDHTWIFEAKTQLTDFYKITKVDEDEFEKVVGDADTLAGMLLEIKGEFPALHEKVTYHHYEFEVLEMDSRRILKVKFTILPKDTEDSEEKE; the protein is encoded by the coding sequence TTGGACTCAGATGGTTATTTAAGCCAATTGGCTGACATTTTCAACGGTATTACCGTAAACACTCCTTCTATCTCTGCTATTATTGCCATAGTATTGGCAGGTGTACTTCTGCTTGCTTCCGGCTTTGCTTCGGCTTCCGAAATAGCTTTTTTCTCACTTACTCCTTCCGACCGGAATGATATTGATGAACAGAATCATCCTTCCGACGAAAAAATAAGTGCCTTGTTGGGGGATTCAGAACGCCTTCTGGCAACGATATTGATTACAAACAACTTTGTGAATGTAACCATTATCATTCTCTGCAACTTCTTCTTTATGAATGTATTTGTCTTTCATTCTCCATTGGCAGAGTTCTTGATACTGACCGTCATCCTGACTTTCCTATTGTTGTTGTTCGGTGAAATCATGCCGAAAATCTATTCGGCACAGAAGACGTTGGCTTTTTGCCGTTTTTCGGCACCGGGGATTTACTTTTTGGAAAAACTGTTCCGTCCGGTGGCTACTGTGCTTGTACGTTCAACTACTTTTTTAAATAAGCATTTTGTAAAGAAGAGCCACAATATTTCTGTCGATGAATTGTCGCATGCATTGGAACTGACAGATAAAGCGGAGCTTTCTGAAGAGAATAATATTTTGGAGGGCATTATCCGTTTCGGCGGTGAAACAGTGAAAGAAGTGATGACATCACGTTTGGATATGGTCGATTTGGATATCCGTGCCTCTTTCAAGGAGGTAATGCAATGTATCATTGACAATGCTTATTCGCGTATTCCTATCTATTCCGGTTCGCGGGATAATATCAAGGGGGTATTGTATATTAAAGACCTGTTGCCTCATGTCAGCAAAGGGGATAATTTCCGTTGGCAGTCATTGATCCGTCCGGCTTATTTTGTGCCGGAGACGAAGATGATTGATGACTTGTTGCGTGATTTTCAGGCGAATAAGATCCATATTGCCATTGTTGTGGATGAGTTTGGAGGAACTTCCGGACTGGTGACAATGGAGGATATTATCGAAGAGATTGTGGGGGAGATTCACGATGAATATGATGATGAAGAACGTACATACGTTGTCTTGAATGACCATACCTGGATATTTGAAGCGAAGACGCAGTTGACGGATTTCTATAAGATTACGAAAGTAGACGAAGACGAGTTTGAAAAGGTGGTAGGAGATGCGGATACATTGGCGGGTATGTTGCTCGAAATTAAAGGAGAATTCCCGGCATTGCATGAGAAAGTAACTTATCACCATTATGAGTTTGAAGTGCTCGAAATGGATAGTCGTCGTATCCTGAAGGTGAAGTTTACAATTCTGCCGAAGGACACGGAAGACTCGGAAGAGAAAGAATAA
- a CDS encoding YncE family protein, whose amino-acid sequence MKRKLIYIFSCWLSLIILFAACDDMEDKPFTSGIIGDPTETGTAELYVLCEGLFNQNNSSLARFSFGNRQMIRDYFKAVNRRGLGDTANDMAIYGNKIYVIVNISSTVEVIDFRTGSSLKQIQMLAENGSSRQPRYIAFHKEKAYVCSYDGTVARIDTTSLSIEAITSVGRNPDGICVQNEKLYISNSGGLDYSSGLGVDNTVSVVDIATFKEISKLTVGPNPGKIVAGPDETVYVATRGEDVEAGNYNFVKIDCRTNKVTQSNEKVQNFAIDGEIAYLYNYNYITQNSSIKMFNLKTAETIRENFITDGTVIKTPYGININPYSNNVYITEARDYTTYGDLLCFNQQGQLLFRLNNIGLNPNTIAFSNKASLSDVDGNDDDKENPLAFANKVWEYRPAPGQFINTTTSAYKEGFTYDDILEEATRRIQQKSLLTLGGFGGYIVLGFPQPIPNVTGEYDFKIKGNAYYNSKTGTGALGGSAEPGIVFVSKDVNGNGMPDDEWYELKGSEYGQDTETRRYEITYHRPTSANQNVLWKDNQGNEGYIFRNSFHNQESYYPLWIESDEITFQGTRLKDNAVLENGLWVGYCYPWGYADNHPNNKEGSNFKIDWAVDSNGSPVDLDQIDFVKIMTAVNQDAGQMGEISTEVTTIENLHFKK is encoded by the coding sequence GTGAAAAGGAAACTAATATATATATTCTCGTGCTGGCTGTCATTGATAATCTTATTTGCGGCATGTGATGATATGGAGGACAAGCCCTTCACATCAGGCATTATAGGCGATCCGACAGAAACGGGTACTGCCGAATTATATGTATTATGCGAAGGACTGTTCAATCAGAACAATAGCTCGCTGGCACGTTTTTCTTTCGGCAACCGGCAAATGATTCGTGACTATTTCAAAGCAGTCAACCGCCGGGGACTAGGAGATACAGCCAACGACATGGCTATCTACGGAAACAAGATATATGTGATAGTCAATATCTCCAGTACGGTAGAAGTGATAGACTTTCGTACGGGAAGCTCATTGAAACAGATTCAGATGTTGGCAGAAAACGGAAGTTCCCGTCAACCACGCTACATCGCTTTTCACAAAGAAAAGGCATACGTATGTTCATACGATGGAACCGTTGCACGTATAGACACAACCTCCCTATCCATAGAAGCTATCACATCAGTGGGACGCAACCCCGACGGTATTTGTGTACAAAACGAAAAGTTGTATATTTCCAATTCCGGTGGGTTGGACTATTCATCAGGACTGGGGGTAGACAACACGGTATCTGTTGTCGATATTGCCACATTTAAAGAAATTAGCAAACTAACAGTAGGTCCGAATCCCGGTAAAATAGTAGCAGGTCCGGACGAAACCGTTTATGTTGCCACCCGTGGCGAAGATGTAGAAGCCGGCAATTATAACTTCGTCAAGATAGACTGCCGGACAAACAAAGTTACTCAATCTAACGAGAAAGTACAAAACTTTGCCATCGATGGAGAGATTGCCTATCTATACAATTACAATTACATCACACAGAACTCTTCTATCAAGATGTTCAATCTGAAAACAGCAGAGACAATCCGTGAGAATTTCATAACTGACGGAACAGTAATTAAGACGCCATACGGCATCAACATCAATCCTTACAGCAACAATGTATATATCACCGAAGCCCGTGATTACACCACCTATGGCGACTTGCTTTGTTTCAACCAACAAGGACAACTCCTGTTCCGTCTGAACAACATCGGGCTTAACCCGAATACAATTGCATTCAGCAACAAAGCCTCACTAAGCGATGTTGATGGCAACGATGATGATAAGGAGAATCCTCTGGCTTTCGCCAATAAAGTATGGGAATATCGCCCTGCCCCCGGACAGTTTATCAACACCACCACTTCAGCATATAAGGAGGGCTTTACTTATGATGATATACTGGAAGAAGCAACCCGCAGAATCCAACAGAAATCACTCCTTACATTGGGAGGATTCGGCGGTTACATTGTTTTAGGATTTCCACAACCCATTCCGAATGTAACAGGAGAGTATGACTTCAAGATAAAAGGCAATGCTTACTACAACTCCAAAACCGGAACAGGAGCATTGGGCGGAAGTGCAGAACCGGGCATCGTATTTGTATCCAAAGATGTAAATGGCAATGGAATGCCTGACGACGAGTGGTATGAATTGAAAGGAAGCGAATATGGGCAAGACACTGAAACACGCAGATATGAAATAACCTATCACCGCCCTACCTCCGCTAACCAAAACGTATTATGGAAAGACAATCAAGGCAACGAAGGATATATCTTCCGCAACAGCTTCCATAACCAGGAATCATATTATCCACTTTGGATAGAAAGTGATGAAATCACATTCCAAGGAACACGTCTAAAAGATAATGCCGTTTTAGAGAACGGATTATGGGTAGGATACTGCTATCCGTGGGGATATGCAGACAACCATCCTAACAACAAGGAAGGAAGCAATTTCAAGATAGATTGGGCTGTGGATAGTAATGGCAGTCCGGTGGACTTGGATCAAATCGACTTCGTAAAGATTATGACCGCAGTCAATCAGGATGCAGGACAAATGGGCGAAATATCAACCGAAGTCACCACCATTGAAAACTTACATTTTAAGAAATAA
- a CDS encoding 4'-phosphopantetheinyl transferase superfamily protein has translation MALFLQHKMDDIQWAVWKMEEPLEVLLALLPDVRRAFCEQELHRFVSERRKMEWLSVRVLLYSMLQEDKEIGYSLEGKPYLTDHSFFISISHTKGYVAVMLASFTPAGIDIEQYAQRVHKVSDRYIRSDEQTEPYQDDMTWGLLLHWSAKEAVFKRMENADADLRKLRLTHFIPQEQGTFQVQELATEQQELYSVGYRICPDFVLTWTLN, from the coding sequence ATGGCGTTATTTCTGCAGCATAAGATGGATGATATACAGTGGGCTGTTTGGAAGATGGAAGAGCCTTTGGAGGTTCTGTTGGCTCTTTTGCCGGATGTGCGCAGAGCTTTCTGTGAACAGGAATTGCATCGTTTTGTTTCCGAACGTCGTAAGATGGAATGGTTGTCTGTTCGTGTTTTGTTGTATTCCATGTTGCAGGAGGATAAGGAAATCGGTTATTCCCTCGAAGGAAAACCGTATCTGACGGATCATTCTTTTTTCATCAGTATTTCTCATACGAAAGGTTATGTAGCTGTGATGCTTGCTTCTTTCACTCCGGCGGGCATTGATATTGAGCAATATGCTCAACGCGTTCACAAGGTATCTGATCGGTATATCCGTTCTGACGAACAAACGGAACCTTATCAGGACGATATGACTTGGGGACTGTTATTGCATTGGTCAGCAAAGGAGGCTGTTTTTAAACGGATGGAAAACGCGGACGCTGACCTTCGTAAACTTCGTTTGACGCATTTTATTCCTCAAGAGCAAGGAACCTTTCAGGTTCAAGAGTTGGCGACGGAGCAGCAGGAACTTTACTCTGTCGGTTATCGTATTTGTCCGGACTTTGTGTTGACATGGACATTGAACTGA
- a CDS encoding DUF5106 domain-containing protein, whose protein sequence is MKMNINIIPVLCFLLLCSCKNGNASSQSTNETIQDTIKSITLPAIPAMMTAPEQRADFLVKHYWDNVNFADTNYIHHPEVTEQAWADYCDILNHVPLETAQEAMRKTIERTNVDKKVFTYITDLADKYLYDPNSPMRNEEFYIPVLDAMLDSPLLEEIEKVRPKARRELAQKNRIGTKALNFNYTLASGAQGSLYQLQAEYILLFINNPGCHACTETIDALRNAPIINQLLEQKRLTVLSIYPDEELDEWRKHLNEFPQEWINGYDKKFAIKEQQLYDLKAIPTLYLLNKEKTVLLKDATTQAVEEYLLIKSEQ, encoded by the coding sequence ATGAAAATGAACATAAATATTATTCCCGTTTTATGCTTCCTCTTGTTGTGCTCATGCAAAAACGGGAATGCCTCCAGCCAAAGTACAAACGAAACCATACAGGACACTATTAAATCCATCACCCTGCCTGCCATCCCCGCAATGATGACAGCTCCCGAACAACGAGCAGATTTTCTAGTAAAACACTATTGGGATAACGTCAATTTCGCCGACACCAATTACATCCACCACCCCGAAGTGACCGAACAAGCCTGGGCAGACTATTGCGACATACTAAACCACGTCCCTTTGGAAACCGCACAAGAAGCCATGCGGAAAACAATCGAGCGAACAAACGTAGACAAAAAAGTATTCACCTACATCACCGACCTGGCAGATAAATATCTATATGACCCTAACTCCCCCATGCGTAACGAAGAATTCTACATTCCCGTATTAGACGCCATGTTGGATTCCCCTCTGTTAGAAGAAATAGAGAAAGTACGTCCCAAAGCCCGCCGGGAATTAGCCCAGAAAAACCGTATCGGCACCAAAGCCCTGAACTTCAACTACACATTAGCCTCCGGCGCACAAGGTTCCCTCTACCAACTGCAAGCAGAGTACATCCTCCTATTCATTAACAACCCCGGCTGTCATGCCTGTACAGAAACGATAGACGCCCTGAGAAATGCCCCTATCATCAATCAACTTCTGGAGCAAAAGAGACTTACAGTCCTCTCCATCTATCCCGACGAAGAGCTGGACGAATGGAGAAAACACCTAAATGAATTCCCCCAAGAATGGATCAACGGATACGACAAGAAATTCGCCATCAAAGAGCAACAACTATATGACTTGAAGGCAATCCCCACCCTCTACCTTCTCAACAAGGAAAAGACTGTACTCCTAAAAGACGCCACCACACAAGCCGTTGAAGAATACCTGTTAATAAAAAGCGAACAATAA